One genomic region from Macellibacteroides fermentans encodes:
- the hisB gene encoding bifunctional histidinol-phosphatase/imidazoleglycerol-phosphate dehydratase HisB, producing MKRALFIDRDGTLVVEPPVDYQLDSLEKLEFYPKIFRNLYFIRKKLDFEFVMVSNQDGLGTASFPEETFWPAQNKLMKALEGEGITFDDLLFDPSMPEENSPNRKPRTGMLHKYMDGSYDLTNSFVIGDRLTDVELAKNLGAKAIWLYDGEDADQQLKARDLEACCVLCTGDWDKITEFLFAGERRAVIKRTTRETDIYVEVNLDGKGKTDIATGLGFFDHMLDQIGKHAGIDLTVKVKGDLEVDEHHTIEDTAIAIGEALLKSLGDKRGIERYGYCLPMDDCFCTVALDFGGRPWLVWDATFNREKIGDMPTEMFLHFFKSLSDAARMNLTIKAEGQNEHHKIEGIFKALARSIKMAIRRDIFNYELPSTKGVL from the coding sequence ATGAAAAGAGCCCTATTTATAGATAGAGATGGTACGCTGGTGGTTGAGCCTCCTGTCGATTATCAGCTGGACAGCTTGGAAAAGCTGGAATTTTATCCTAAAATTTTCAGGAATCTATATTTCATCCGCAAAAAGCTGGACTTCGAATTTGTGATGGTCAGCAATCAGGATGGCTTGGGTACTGCATCCTTTCCGGAAGAGACTTTCTGGCCTGCGCAAAACAAACTTATGAAAGCATTGGAAGGTGAAGGCATCACATTCGATGATTTGTTGTTTGATCCGTCAATGCCCGAAGAGAACTCACCCAACCGGAAACCTCGTACCGGAATGCTACATAAGTACATGGATGGTTCGTACGACCTGACTAACAGCTTTGTGATTGGAGACAGGCTGACCGATGTGGAGTTGGCTAAAAACTTAGGTGCGAAAGCAATCTGGCTATACGATGGAGAAGATGCTGATCAGCAATTGAAAGCCAGAGATCTTGAGGCTTGTTGTGTTTTATGTACGGGTGACTGGGATAAAATCACTGAGTTTCTTTTTGCTGGAGAAAGAAGAGCTGTTATCAAGCGAACCACGCGCGAAACAGATATTTATGTTGAAGTAAATCTGGATGGAAAAGGTAAAACAGACATAGCTACCGGATTGGGATTTTTTGATCATATGCTTGATCAGATCGGCAAACATGCCGGGATAGATCTTACTGTTAAAGTGAAAGGCGATCTTGAAGTTGACGAACACCATACCATTGAGGACACGGCAATTGCAATAGGGGAAGCTTTATTAAAATCGCTTGGAGATAAAAGGGGAATAGAACGTTATGGATATTGTCTGCCTATGGATGACTGTTTCTGTACGGTTGCCTTAGACTTTGGAGGTCGTCCCTGGCTTGTATGGGATGCAACATTCAATAGAGAAAAGATTGGAGACATGCCAACCGAAATGTTTCTTCATTTTTTCAAATCCCTAAGTGATGCAGCCCGGATGAATCTCACAATCAAAGCCGAAGGTCAGAATGAACATCATAAAATAGAAGGGATATTCAAAGCATTGGCCAGATCAATAAAGATGGCCATCCGTAGGGATATATTTAACTACGAACTTCCTTCCACCAAAGGAGTTCTTTAA
- the hisC gene encoding histidinol-phosphate transaminase, with amino-acid sequence MKELKELVRPNVWNLKPYSSARDEFHGEASVFLDANENPYNAPYNRYPDPMQWKVKERIAEIKKVDVKNILLGNGSDEPIDLLIRAFCEPARDCILAIDPTYGMYKVAADVNNVPYIPVLLDEQFQFKAENLLSHKEASAAKLLFLCSPNNPTGNSLNREEIRKVLVGFGGIVVVDEAYIDFSSEPSFLSELSTYPNLVVLQTLSKAWGSAGIRLGMAFASPEIIAVLNKIKYPYNINQLSQKYAIDLLENPSKVNEWVEVLLKEREKLISRLSLLPIVKKIYPTDANFVLVKVEDANKLYNYLVEQGVIVRNRTNIALCLGCLRITVGTPVENETLIESLKKAAI; translated from the coding sequence ATGAAAGAGTTAAAAGAATTAGTTCGCCCCAATGTATGGAATTTAAAACCTTATTCATCAGCAAGAGATGAATTCCATGGTGAAGCCTCCGTTTTTCTGGATGCTAACGAAAATCCATACAATGCCCCCTATAATCGTTATCCGGATCCTATGCAGTGGAAAGTGAAAGAACGCATTGCTGAAATTAAAAAGGTGGATGTAAAAAACATTCTATTGGGGAACGGCAGCGACGAACCCATCGATTTATTGATAAGAGCTTTCTGCGAACCCGCCAGAGACTGTATTCTGGCCATCGATCCTACCTACGGGATGTATAAAGTTGCCGCAGATGTGAATAATGTACCCTATATTCCGGTACTACTTGATGAACAGTTTCAGTTTAAGGCCGAAAATCTGTTATCGCACAAAGAGGCATCTGCTGCCAAACTTTTATTTCTTTGTTCACCTAACAACCCAACCGGGAACAGTCTGAATCGGGAGGAGATTCGCAAAGTGCTCGTTGGATTCGGAGGTATCGTAGTGGTGGATGAAGCCTACATTGATTTCTCTTCGGAACCTTCGTTCTTGAGTGAGCTTAGCACTTATCCAAATTTAGTGGTGTTGCAAACCTTATCAAAAGCCTGGGGAAGTGCCGGTATACGTTTAGGGATGGCCTTTGCTTCTCCCGAAATTATAGCTGTACTAAATAAGATAAAGTATCCATATAATATCAACCAGCTTTCTCAGAAATATGCAATTGATCTGTTGGAGAATCCATCCAAGGTAAACGAATGGGTTGAAGTATTGCTTAAGGAAAGAGAAAAACTTATTAGCAGGCTCAGTCTTCTTCCTATTGTAAAGAAGATTTACCCAACCGATGCTAATTTTGTATTAGTAAAGGTAGAAGATGCAAACAAGCTCTACAACTACCTTGTCGAACAAGGAGTTATAGTACGAAACCGCACCAATATTGCCTTATGTTTGGGCTGTTTGCGCATTACAGTGGGTACTCCTGTAGAAAATGAGACTTTAATTGAATCGCTAAAAAAAGCCGCAATATGA
- the hisD gene encoding histidinol dehydrogenase, giving the protein MEIIKYPNPDEWNKLIKRPALDVSSLFGTVQKVLDEVRTQGDEAVKKYGEQFDKVKISDLLVSETEINEAETLVDSELKEAILIAKNNIEKFHEAQKFNGNRIETTTGVTCWQKAVAIEKVGLYIPGGSAPLFSTVLMLAIPAKIAGCKEIVLCSPPNKEGKLHPAILYAAKIAGVSIIAKVGGIQAIAAMAYGTESVPKVYKIFGPGNQYVTAAKQLVSLKEVAIDMPAGPSEVEVIADKNANPEFIAADFLSQAEHGPDSQAILVTTSEEIVEPVVKAVQEQLEKLPRKEITEKALLHSRIIVLKDDAEVIRFTNQYAPEHLIIQTNNYDFIADQITNAGSVFMGAYTPESAGDYASGTNHTLPTNGYARSYSGVNLDSFIKKITFQEITKEGIRNLGNTIEVMAAGEQLDAHRNAVTIRLSSL; this is encoded by the coding sequence ATGGAAATTATAAAATACCCCAATCCGGATGAATGGAATAAACTTATAAAACGTCCGGCTCTGGATGTAAGTTCGTTGTTCGGTACCGTTCAAAAAGTTTTAGATGAAGTACGTACCCAAGGCGACGAAGCCGTAAAAAAATATGGGGAGCAATTCGATAAAGTTAAAATATCAGATTTGTTGGTAAGTGAAACTGAGATAAACGAAGCTGAGACCTTGGTGGATTCTGAATTAAAAGAGGCTATTCTTATTGCTAAAAACAACATTGAAAAGTTTCATGAAGCACAAAAATTTAACGGTAATCGTATTGAAACCACAACCGGAGTAACCTGTTGGCAAAAGGCTGTTGCCATTGAAAAAGTAGGATTATATATTCCCGGAGGTAGCGCACCACTGTTTTCGACGGTTCTCATGTTAGCTATTCCAGCAAAGATTGCAGGTTGTAAAGAGATCGTATTGTGCTCGCCACCCAATAAGGAAGGAAAGCTACATCCGGCAATATTGTATGCAGCTAAAATAGCTGGAGTCAGTATTATTGCCAAAGTCGGAGGTATACAAGCAATTGCGGCTATGGCCTATGGGACGGAGTCTGTACCTAAAGTATACAAGATTTTTGGCCCAGGAAATCAATATGTTACCGCAGCAAAACAGCTGGTTAGCCTAAAGGAAGTAGCGATCGACATGCCGGCAGGACCTTCGGAAGTTGAAGTTATAGCCGATAAAAATGCCAATCCGGAGTTTATTGCAGCCGATTTTCTATCGCAGGCAGAACATGGTCCCGATAGTCAGGCTATACTTGTTACCACATCCGAAGAAATTGTAGAACCTGTTGTAAAAGCTGTTCAGGAACAATTGGAGAAATTACCTCGCAAAGAGATTACTGAGAAAGCGCTTTTGCACAGCCGTATAATCGTCTTGAAAGACGATGCCGAAGTAATTCGTTTCACCAATCAGTATGCTCCGGAACACCTGATTATACAAACAAATAATTATGACTTCATAGCAGATCAGATTACCAATGCAGGAAGTGTTTTTATGGGTGCGTATACTCCTGAAAGTGCCGGCGACTATGCTTCGGGAACCAATCATACGTTGCCGACCAATGGTTATGCCCGTTCTTACAGCGGTGTAAATCTGGATAGTTTCATCAAAAAAATCACCTTTCAGGAAATTACAAAAGAGGGAATAAGAAATTTAGGTAATACCATTGAGGTAATGGCTGCTGGAGAACAATTGGATGCACACCGTAATGCGGTAACTATAAGACTTAGTAGTTTATGA
- the hisG gene encoding ATP phosphoribosyltransferase gives MLRIAVQSKGRLFEETMMLLEEAGIKLNKGKRTLLLSAKGFPVEVLFLRDDDIPQSVANGVADIGIVGENEYIEKGAEALLIKRLGFSKCRLSLAIPKDEEYKGIEWFNGKTIATSYPEILKDYLRQKQVKAELHVISGSVEIAPGIGLADAIFDIVSSGSTLVSNQLKEVDVVMQSEALLIANSELTDSKKEILDELIFRFEAIQTAEGKKYVLLNAPENKLKEIIEILPGMKSPTVTPLAEEGWVSIQSVIAEKHFWEIIGKLKALGAEGILVIPIEKMIL, from the coding sequence ATGTTACGAATTGCAGTACAATCAAAAGGAAGGTTGTTTGAAGAAACAATGATGCTTCTTGAAGAAGCTGGTATAAAACTGAATAAAGGGAAACGTACCTTGTTACTTTCGGCAAAGGGATTTCCGGTCGAAGTACTTTTCTTGCGCGATGATGATATACCACAATCGGTGGCTAACGGAGTAGCGGATATTGGTATCGTTGGAGAGAACGAGTACATCGAAAAAGGAGCGGAAGCTCTATTGATTAAACGCTTGGGATTTAGCAAATGCAGATTATCTTTAGCTATACCGAAAGATGAAGAATATAAAGGAATCGAGTGGTTTAATGGAAAAACCATTGCAACCTCCTACCCCGAAATTCTGAAGGACTATTTGAGACAAAAGCAAGTCAAGGCCGAATTACATGTTATCAGTGGATCCGTGGAAATAGCTCCTGGCATTGGTTTGGCAGATGCAATTTTCGATATTGTAAGTTCTGGAAGTACATTGGTGAGCAATCAATTAAAGGAAGTAGATGTAGTAATGCAAAGCGAAGCCCTTCTTATCGCAAACAGCGAACTTACCGATTCAAAAAAAGAAATTCTGGATGAGCTGATTTTCCGTTTCGAAGCCATTCAAACAGCTGAAGGGAAAAAATATGTACTGCTAAATGCTCCGGAAAATAAATTAAAGGAAATAATCGAAATCCTCCCCGGGATGAAGAGCCCTACTGTAACTCCGTTAGCCGAAGAGGGATGGGTATCCATACAATCTGTAATTGCTGAAAAGCACTTCTGGGAGATAATAGGCAAGCTGAAAGCTCTAGGAGCTGAAGGTATACTGGTTATTCCGATTGAAAAAATGATTTTATAA
- a CDS encoding tetratricopeptide repeat protein: MNARRMIPIVAITFVLVMSFLFSCNKNYPIPDEISKAQALMLERPDSALLILEGLKGVEHLPAKLKATYNLCLIEARDKNYIVHTSDSLINTVVAFFEKEDDPLMKAKAYYYQGRIYDDIREVEKSALSYKKAETMANKTTEYRLQALIYNHLAKLSFYRELYNEALEWNVKAYGSLLQSKDTASAYFILRDIARSNYLLKRYDKSMQYFNEALSIADRYQNKSVESLMYYEISLMYDARHMSDSSLYYIRKSLYTDPNIIKNEEINLGVSDAYRKVNQLDSARLYLNQCKNSSSLYTKTGYYMILAKIEEDAGNLNKSIDAYKLSYTYQDSIRNISSAEALAEVVAKYDNEKLENEKNVILLEKSRAWSNFYLILSGSLLLTIAFVYIFFTFKRRKESQLRESVNKLIDYEKQIADNMKMLKANEIWIRKTTKQMADTSDELAKKEYQLALLRAKTEETIALKKDTEKLERTLHDLKDQISSLSKKKVQIIAMNEQIMKQTSLIERLQVWVPGDPLIAESEWAQFSELMNEHFDNFSKKLEVAFPDLTTHDVRICNLIRLGISNETIAKLTNCKYESLLTKRTRIKKLRMHIDGDITLEDILQKIE, from the coding sequence ATGAACGCTAGAAGAATGATTCCAATTGTTGCCATCACATTTGTTTTGGTTATGTCTTTTCTATTTTCTTGTAATAAAAATTATCCTATCCCGGATGAGATAAGTAAGGCTCAGGCATTAATGCTTGAACGTCCGGATAGTGCTTTGTTAATCCTCGAAGGACTGAAAGGGGTAGAGCATCTGCCTGCCAAATTAAAAGCTACTTATAATTTATGTTTAATTGAAGCGCGAGATAAAAATTACATTGTTCATACTTCAGATTCACTGATTAATACGGTCGTAGCCTTTTTTGAAAAAGAAGATGACCCCTTGATGAAAGCTAAAGCTTACTATTATCAAGGACGAATTTATGATGATATACGTGAAGTGGAAAAGTCGGCTCTTAGCTATAAAAAAGCCGAAACAATGGCCAATAAAACAACCGAGTATAGATTGCAGGCTTTGATATATAATCATTTAGCAAAGCTTTCCTTTTACAGAGAATTATATAATGAAGCATTGGAATGGAATGTAAAAGCATATGGATCATTACTTCAGTCGAAAGACACAGCATCGGCCTATTTTATATTAAGAGATATTGCACGTTCTAATTATTTGTTGAAACGATATGATAAATCGATGCAATATTTTAATGAAGCACTTAGCATAGCTGACAGGTATCAAAATAAAAGTGTTGAATCCTTGATGTATTATGAAATATCTCTTATGTATGATGCTAGACATATGTCAGATAGCTCTCTTTACTATATCCGCAAGTCTTTGTATACTGATCCTAATATTATAAAAAATGAAGAGATTAATTTGGGTGTATCTGATGCATATAGGAAAGTTAATCAGTTGGATTCTGCAAGGCTTTATTTAAATCAATGTAAAAATAGCAGTTCATTATATACAAAAACTGGCTATTACATGATTTTGGCTAAAATAGAAGAAGATGCCGGGAATTTAAATAAATCAATAGATGCATATAAATTATCTTATACATATCAGGACTCTATTCGTAATATAAGTAGTGCTGAAGCCTTGGCGGAGGTTGTGGCTAAATATGATAATGAAAAACTGGAGAACGAGAAAAATGTAATATTATTGGAAAAGTCCAGGGCATGGAGTAATTTCTATCTTATACTATCAGGAAGCTTGCTTCTGACAATTGCATTTGTTTACATCTTCTTTACGTTTAAACGAAGAAAAGAATCTCAATTAAGAGAAAGTGTAAACAAGTTGATTGACTACGAAAAGCAGATTGCAGATAATATGAAAATGCTAAAGGCAAATGAAATCTGGATCCGGAAAACGACCAAGCAGATGGCGGATACGAGTGATGAATTAGCTAAAAAAGAATATCAATTAGCTCTTTTGCGTGCAAAAACAGAAGAGACCATCGCTCTGAAAAAAGATACTGAAAAGCTAGAACGTACATTACACGATTTAAAAGATCAAATATCCAGCTTGTCGAAGAAAAAGGTTCAGATTATTGCAATGAATGAGCAGATAATGAAGCAAACTTCTTTAATTGAAAGATTACAGGTCTGGGTGCCGGGAGATCCATTGATTGCTGAATCGGAGTGGGCTCAATTCTCCGAATTGATGAATGAACATTTTGATAATTTCAGTAAAAAACTTGAAGTTGCATTTCCAGACCTTACTACTCATGATGTACGTATCTGTAATTTAATCAGACTTGGAATTTCAAATGAAACAATCGCTAAACTTACAAATTGTAAATACGAGTCTTTGTTGACCAAAAGGACTCGGATAAAAAAACTCCGAATGCATATTGACGGAGATATAACATTGGAAGATATTCTTCAAAAAATTGAATAA
- a CDS encoding DUF4268 domain-containing protein, which translates to MYTKDELRELKIAFWESFAAYCEVQPYLQGRKKIWILYDTKIKGVELKFDATRNGAYVILEINHRQEDLRLEMFEKLSWYKETLEKDFNDGLIWDICFVRETGKEVARIYTEKTGIDIHRREHWGEFFHFMAQKMYLLERNFLEIADYLRE; encoded by the coding sequence ATGTACACAAAAGACGAATTACGGGAATTAAAGATAGCCTTTTGGGAAAGTTTTGCAGCCTATTGCGAGGTACAACCATATTTACAAGGACGAAAAAAAATCTGGATCCTATATGATACAAAGATAAAAGGGGTTGAGCTTAAGTTTGACGCAACCCGGAATGGTGCCTACGTTATTCTTGAAATTAACCACCGACAAGAAGATCTGCGGTTGGAGATGTTTGAAAAACTTTCCTGGTACAAAGAAACATTGGAAAAAGACTTTAACGACGGACTTATCTGGGATATATGCTTTGTTAGAGAAACAGGAAAAGAAGTAGCCCGAATTTATACTGAAAAAACCGGCATTGATATTCATCGCAGAGAGCATTGGGGGGAATTCTTTCATTTTATGGCCCAAAAGATGTATTTACTTGAACGTAACTTTCTTGAAATTGCCGATTATCTAAGAGAATAA
- the trmD gene encoding tRNA (guanosine(37)-N1)-methyltransferase TrmD, with amino-acid sequence MRIDILTVLPEMLEGTINCSILKRAQDNGLAEIHLHNLRDYTTNKWRRVDDYPFGGEAGMVMQIEPIDRAISALKSERDYDEVIYTSPDGETFNQPMANKMSMLNNLIILCGHYKGIDYRIREHLITKEISVGDYVLTGGELAAAIMADAVIRLLPGAIGDEQSALSDSFQDNLLAPPVYTRPADYNGWKVPEVLLSGHERKIAEWRLQQAHERTLRLRPDLLK; translated from the coding sequence ATGAGAATTGATATTCTTACCGTATTGCCCGAAATGTTAGAAGGAACGATCAATTGTTCTATTTTAAAGAGAGCTCAGGATAATGGCTTGGCCGAAATCCATTTACATAACCTCCGCGACTATACTACTAACAAGTGGCGCCGTGTTGATGATTATCCTTTTGGAGGCGAAGCGGGCATGGTTATGCAAATAGAACCGATTGACCGGGCGATTTCTGCTTTAAAAAGTGAGCGTGATTACGATGAAGTTATATATACATCGCCGGATGGTGAAACCTTTAACCAACCCATGGCCAATAAGATGTCGATGCTAAATAATCTGATTATTCTTTGTGGCCATTACAAGGGAATTGACTATCGTATCCGTGAGCATCTTATCACAAAAGAAATTTCGGTTGGTGACTATGTTTTAACTGGTGGCGAACTTGCTGCTGCTATCATGGCAGATGCAGTAATCCGACTCCTTCCTGGGGCTATTGGTGATGAACAAAGTGCTTTATCCGATTCGTTTCAGGATAATTTATTGGCTCCGCCGGTTTATACCCGACCAGCTGATTATAATGGATGGAAAGTTCCTGAAGTTTTACTTTCTGGTCACGAACGTAAAATTGCTGAATGGAGGCTTCAGCAAGCTCATGAAAGGACTTTAAGACTACGTCCCGACTTGCTCAAATAG
- the xyl3A gene encoding xylan 1,4-beta-xylosidase: MRMKIIAGAALFLIAAASCVSQKYDYPFRNPDLPIDERVDDLLSRLTPEEKVGQMMNQTPAIERLGIPPYDWWNEALHGVARAGKATVFPQAIGLAATFDDEALLKTFTMVSDEARAKYHQYQKDKEYDRYKGLTFWTPNINIFRDPRWGRGMETYGEDPYLTGRMGLAVVKGLQGNDPDYYKTHACAKHYAVHSGPEWNRHEFDVEVTPRDLWLTYLPAFEQLVKEGDVQEVMCAYNRYEGKPCCGSDKLLIDILRNSWGYKGIILSDCGAIDDFWQKDKNTPRHETHPDAESASIDAVRSGTDLECGGSYRSLKKALKDGTLKESDLDESLRRLFKARFELGMFDPDDKVSYAKIPYNVVESKQHIQQALEMARKSMVLLKNKNNVLPLNKSIKKIAVVGPNAADSTMLWANYNGFPTKTVTILEGIRNKVPGAEVIYQLGCNHTDNFVMQDMGDKITSNAGTGFLAEYFNNTEFKGEPVFKGLAQSLHYTTGGNTQFAPNVNLSDFTARFTGVFEAPVTGDIDFELSGNDGIRLYIDNAVVSEMWESEYTAFRKYTLKAEKGKKYAVKIEYMQRSGMADLNFSVGVRKPVDFAGTAANVKDADVIVFVGGISPRLEGEEMPVDAEGFRKGDRTNIELPKVQQEMVKALKATGKPVVYVVCTGSALALNWEDANVDAILNAWYGGQEGGTAVADILFGDYNPAGRLPITFYKSVDQLPDFEDYSMKGRTYRYMTQVPLYPFGYGLSYTTFAYQNAKLSASKIGTKDKVTLTVDVKNIGKRDGDEVVQIYIKNPNDPEGPIKALKGFKRVSVKAGASEKVSIELDQKAFYSFSDATQTLEVKPGSYKILYGGSSADSALQGIDLKIE; encoded by the coding sequence ATGAGAATGAAAATTATTGCGGGTGCTGCTCTTTTTTTGATCGCAGCCGCTTCGTGTGTTAGTCAGAAGTACGACTATCCTTTTCGTAATCCAGATCTTCCTATTGACGAACGTGTTGACGACCTGCTAAGCAGATTAACGCCAGAAGAGAAAGTAGGTCAGATGATGAATCAGACCCCAGCTATCGAACGTTTGGGAATTCCTCCCTATGATTGGTGGAATGAAGCATTGCATGGCGTTGCCCGTGCAGGGAAAGCCACTGTATTTCCGCAGGCAATCGGCTTAGCGGCAACTTTCGATGATGAGGCTTTATTAAAGACTTTCACAATGGTAAGCGACGAAGCGAGGGCAAAATACCATCAATATCAAAAAGATAAAGAATATGACCGATATAAAGGACTAACATTTTGGACTCCCAATATTAATATATTCAGAGATCCGCGATGGGGGCGTGGAATGGAAACTTATGGCGAAGATCCTTATTTAACAGGCCGAATGGGACTAGCTGTTGTAAAGGGGTTGCAAGGGAACGATCCCGACTATTACAAAACCCATGCTTGTGCAAAACATTATGCAGTTCATAGCGGTCCGGAGTGGAACAGGCATGAGTTTGATGTTGAAGTAACTCCTCGTGATTTATGGTTAACCTATCTGCCTGCTTTTGAGCAACTTGTTAAGGAGGGGGATGTGCAGGAAGTAATGTGTGCCTACAACCGCTATGAAGGGAAGCCTTGTTGTGGCAGTGATAAGTTATTAATTGATATTCTTCGTAACAGCTGGGGATATAAGGGAATTATTCTTTCCGATTGTGGAGCAATAGATGATTTTTGGCAAAAAGACAAGAATACGCCCCGTCATGAAACACATCCTGATGCCGAGTCTGCATCTATCGATGCCGTACGAAGTGGAACCGATTTAGAATGTGGCGGAAGCTATCGTTCATTGAAGAAAGCATTGAAAGACGGAACACTTAAAGAGAGCGATCTGGACGAGTCATTACGTCGTTTGTTTAAAGCTCGTTTCGAACTAGGCATGTTTGATCCGGATGATAAGGTGTCATACGCTAAGATACCTTATAACGTTGTAGAAAGTAAGCAACATATCCAGCAGGCATTGGAGATGGCTCGTAAGAGTATGGTGTTACTGAAAAATAAAAACAACGTTTTGCCATTGAATAAGTCCATAAAGAAGATCGCTGTTGTTGGTCCCAATGCTGCAGATAGCACCATGTTGTGGGCAAATTACAATGGATTCCCAACGAAAACTGTTACAATTTTAGAAGGAATCAGAAATAAAGTTCCCGGAGCTGAGGTAATCTATCAATTGGGATGCAATCATACTGATAACTTTGTAATGCAAGATATGGGGGATAAAATTACCTCAAATGCTGGTACCGGTTTTCTTGCTGAGTACTTTAATAATACAGAATTTAAAGGAGAACCTGTCTTTAAGGGATTGGCTCAGAGCTTACATTATACTACGGGAGGAAATACTCAGTTTGCTCCAAATGTCAATTTATCAGACTTTACCGCTCGTTTTACCGGAGTGTTTGAGGCTCCTGTAACCGGAGATATTGATTTTGAATTGTCTGGAAATGACGGAATCCGGTTGTATATTGATAACGCTGTTGTTTCTGAAATGTGGGAGAGCGAGTATACTGCATTTAGAAAATATACTCTTAAAGCAGAAAAAGGAAAGAAGTATGCTGTGAAAATAGAATACATGCAACGCTCGGGTATGGCCGATCTGAACTTCTCTGTTGGTGTTCGTAAACCGGTCGACTTTGCCGGCACTGCAGCAAACGTAAAAGATGCGGATGTAATTGTATTTGTAGGAGGTATTTCGCCACGATTAGAGGGAGAGGAAATGCCTGTGGATGCTGAAGGCTTCAGAAAAGGAGACAGAACCAATATTGAGCTTCCAAAAGTTCAGCAGGAGATGGTCAAAGCTCTTAAAGCAACCGGAAAGCCTGTAGTTTATGTTGTATGTACAGGTAGTGCATTGGCCCTTAATTGGGAGGATGCAAACGTTGATGCTATTCTGAATGCCTGGTATGGCGGTCAGGAGGGTGGTACAGCGGTTGCAGATATTCTTTTCGGCGACTATAACCCAGCCGGTAGATTGCCAATCACATTCTACAAGTCCGTTGATCAGTTGCCCGATTTTGAGGATTATAGCATGAAGGGACGTACGTATCGCTATATGACACAGGTTCCATTATATCCATTTGGTTACGGATTAAGCTATACAACATTTGCTTATCAGAATGCGAAACTTTCGGCTTCGAAGATTGGAACAAAGGATAAGGTAACCCTGACTGTGGATGTTAAAAACATAGGAAAGCGTGACGGTGATGAGGTTGTACAGATTTACATTAAGAATCCGAATGATCCCGAAGGTCCTATTAAGGCATTGAAAGGTTTTAAGCGTGTGTCTGTAAAAGCAGGAGCTTCCGAAAAGGTATCCATCGAACTAGATCAGAAGGCTTTCTATTCCTTCAGTGATGCGACGCAGACCTTAGAAGTAAAGCCCGGATCCTATAAAATATTATACGGCGGATCGTCTGCCGACAGTGCATTACAGGGAATAGATCTTAAGATAGAATAG